The nucleotide window CAAAAAAGAGCTGAAGAAAAAGAAGGAATCGAATCTGGTCTATCCGTCCGTATCATATGAAATAGGGGCCCAGATTGAAGAACGTACAGGCCTGGAGGTCCGGGTAACGGTGCCGGGGCATATGCAGCGGGGCGGCGCGCCCTGTGCCTATGACAGGGTCCTGTCTTCCCGCTTGGGCGCGGCGGCGGCTAAGATGATACGTGACAAAGAATATGGGTATATGGTGGCGGTAAAAAGCCGTGAGATCTCAAAAACTCCACTTGACGAAGTGGCAGGCCGCCTGAAAATGGTGGATCCTGAGGCGTCGATTATTGAAGAGGCGCGGCTTTTGGGCATAAGCTTTGGCGATGAACCGGCGGACGAACCGGCCGGAAAGTAATTGATGTTATAAGATACAGGCAGGGCGGGTCCGTGACCCGTCCCCTTTTCTCTTCCACCTATGCGGGTTGTTCCGCACAAAAGGCTTGAGAAACAGGACAGACAGAGAAAGGCAGTAAGAGTCATGGCATATACGGCGTTATATCGGAAATGGCGGCCCGGGACCTTTGATGATGTCAAAGGACAGGACCACATTGTTACCACATTGAAAAATCAGATTAAGACAGGAAGAATCGGGCATGCGTATTTGTTCTGCGGCACCAGAGGAACAGGAAAGACTACCATAGCGAAGATATTGGCAAAGGCGGTCAACTGTGAACATCCGGTGGATGGAAATCCGTGCTGTGAATGTGATACCTGCAGGACCATAGCAGCCGGAAATTCCGTTAATGTGGTGGAGATTGATGCGGCCTCCAACAACGGCGTGGACAATATACGGGAAATACGGGATGAGGTTCAGTATTCCCCGGCGGAAGGAAAATACAGAGTCTATATCATTGATGAGGTGCATATGCTGTCCACGGGTGCGTTTAACGCGCTGCTTAAGACATTGGAAGAGCCGCCGTCTTATGTGATCTTCATACTGGCGACCACGGAAGTCCATAAAATACCGGTCACCGTTTTATCACGGTGCCAGCGGTATGATTTCCGGAGGATCTCCGGAGACACGATCACTGCGCGCCTGATGGAGATGGCCGCGGCGGAACAAATAGAGGCGGAAGAAAAGGCTGTCCGCTATATTGCGAAAAAAGGAGACGGCTCCATGCGCGATGCCATCAGCCTGTTCGACCAGTGCGTGGCGTTTTATTACGGACAGAAGCTGACCTATGAAAAAGTGCTTGAAGTGCTGGGGGCCGTGGATAATGAGGTGTTCAGCGGATTATTGAGGGCGGTCGCATCGGGAAATACGGTGGAAAGTATTCGTTTGGTGGAAGAGCTGGTGATCCAGGGGAGAGAATTGACTCAGTTTGTACTGGACTTTACCTGGTATATGAGAAATCTTCTGCTTCTGGAGGCCACAGATGGCGAAGAAGACGTGTTGGATATGACGGCTGAGGACATCAAAAGGCTGAAGGAAGAGACAAAGCTTATAGACAGTGAGACACTGATGCGCTATATTCGGATATTTTCAGAGCTTTCCAGCCAGATGCGGTATGCTTCCGGCAAACGGGTGCTTTTGGAGCTTGCGGTGATAAAGCTAACAAAGCCCCAGATGGAAGAAAATATGGATTCCCTGCTGCAAAGAGTGAAGGAGCTGGAGAAACGTCTGGATAAGGGTGATTTTCTGCT belongs to Qiania dongpingensis and includes:
- the dnaX gene encoding DNA polymerase III subunit gamma/tau, translated to MAYTALYRKWRPGTFDDVKGQDHIVTTLKNQIKTGRIGHAYLFCGTRGTGKTTIAKILAKAVNCEHPVDGNPCCECDTCRTIAAGNSVNVVEIDAASNNGVDNIREIRDEVQYSPAEGKYRVYIIDEVHMLSTGAFNALLKTLEEPPSYVIFILATTEVHKIPVTVLSRCQRYDFRRISGDTITARLMEMAAAEQIEAEEKAVRYIAKKGDGSMRDAISLFDQCVAFYYGQKLTYEKVLEVLGAVDNEVFSGLLRAVASGNTVESIRLVEELVIQGRELTQFVLDFTWYMRNLLLLEATDGEEDVLDMTAEDIKRLKEETKLIDSETLMRYIRIFSELSSQMRYASGKRVLLELAVIKLTKPQMEENMDSLLQRVKELEKRLDKGDFLLPEGALQTGSGRQGGSIGNVNTEGLPPELAGAGDKGQKKVVALPKAQYEDLQLIREQWGRILKELGASIRPALSEAVVEPFGDNTIMLGFRDETFYMIGGREQVLEQLADYVRANYEKEMEFRAKLLAEGENADTQYVSEEELKSKIHMDIVTENS